Proteins encoded together in one Dasypus novemcinctus isolate mDasNov1 chromosome 9, mDasNov1.1.hap2, whole genome shotgun sequence window:
- the TENT5C gene encoding terminal nucleotidyltransferase 5C isoform X2: protein MWEARAQPLSHIGSPEVPGENTPGMADESGSARDRVSFSVLTWDQVSRLHEVLTEVVPIHGRGNFPTLEVSLKDIVQTARGQLEEAGVRVRDVRLNGSAAGHVLVKDNGLGCKDLDLIFHVALPGEAAFQRVRDVVLRSLLDFLPEGVNKLKISPVTLKEAYVQKLVKVCTDTDRWSLISLSNKNGRNVELKFVDSIRRQFEFSVDSFQIILDSLLFFYDCSSNPPSEHFHPTVIGESVYGDFEEALDHLQNRLIATKNPEEIRGGGLLKYSNLLVRDFRPTDQEEIKTLERYMCSRFFIDFPDILEQQRKLETYLQNHFAEEERSKYDYLMTLRRVVNESTVCLMGHERRQTLNLISLLALRVLAEQNVIPNATNVTCYYQPAPYVSDGNFSNYYVAHPPVTYSQPYPTWLPCN from the coding sequence GGTCCCTGGCGAGAACACCCCCGGGATGGCGGACGAGAGCGGCAGCGCCAGGGACCGCGTGTCCTTCAGCGTGCTCACCTGGGACCAGGTCAGCCGGCTGCACGAGGTCCTGACCGAGGTCGTGCCCATCCACGGGCGAGGCAACTTCCCCACCCTGGAGGTCAGCCTGAAGGACATCGTGCAGACCGCCCGCGGGCAGCTGGAGGAGGCGGGCGTCCGGGTGCGGGACGTGCGGCTCAACGGCTCCGCCGCCGGCCACGTCCTGGTCAAGGACAACGGCCTGGGCTGCAAGGACCTGGACCTCATCTTCCACGTGGCGCTCCCCGGCGAGGCGGCCTTCCAGCGGGTCAGGGACGTGGTCCTGCGCTCGCTGCTCGACTTCCTGCCCGAGGGCGTGAACAAGCTCAAGATCAGCCCAGTCACGCTCAAGGAGGCGTACGTGCAGAAGCTGGTGAAGGTCTGCACCGACACCGACCGCTGGAGCCTCATCTCCCTCTCCAACAAGAACGGCAGGAACGTGGAGCTCAAGTTCGTCGACTCCATCCGGCGCCAGTTCGAGTTCAGCGTGGACTCCTTCCAGATCATCCTGGACTCGTTGCTCTTTTTCTACGACTGCTCCAGTAACCCCCCGTCGGAGCACTTCCACCCCACGGTGATCGGGGAGAGTGTGTACGGGGACTTCGAGGAGGCCCTGGACCATCTGCAGAACAGGCTGATCGCCACCAAGAACCCCGAGGAGATCCGGGGCGGGGGCCTGCTCAAGTACAGCAACCTGCTGGTGCGCGACTTCAGGCCCACGGACCAGGAGGAGATCAAGACTCTGGAGCGGTACATGTGCTCCCGGTTTTTCATCGACTTCCCGGACATCCTCGAGCAGCAGAGGAAGCTGGAGACCTACCTTCAGAACCACTTTGCCGAGGAGGAGAGGAGCAAGTACGACTACCTCATGACCCTCCGCAGGGTGGTCAACGAAAGCACCGTGTGCCTCATGGGGCACGAGCGGAGGCAGACCCTGAACCTCATCTCCCTCCTGGCCTTGCGCGTGCTGGCCGAGCAGAACGTCATCCCCAACGCCACCAACGTCACCTGCTACTACCAGCCCGCCCCGTACGTCAGCGACGGCAACTTCAGCAACTACTACGTCGCCCATCCTCCGGTCACCTACAGCCAGCCCTATCCCACCTGGCTGCCCTGCAACTAA
- the TENT5C gene encoding terminal nucleotidyltransferase 5C isoform X1, protein MADESGSARDRVSFSVLTWDQVSRLHEVLTEVVPIHGRGNFPTLEVSLKDIVQTARGQLEEAGVRVRDVRLNGSAAGHVLVKDNGLGCKDLDLIFHVALPGEAAFQRVRDVVLRSLLDFLPEGVNKLKISPVTLKEAYVQKLVKVCTDTDRWSLISLSNKNGRNVELKFVDSIRRQFEFSVDSFQIILDSLLFFYDCSSNPPSEHFHPTVIGESVYGDFEEALDHLQNRLIATKNPEEIRGGGLLKYSNLLVRDFRPTDQEEIKTLERYMCSRFFIDFPDILEQQRKLETYLQNHFAEEERSKYDYLMTLRRVVNESTVCLMGHERRQTLNLISLLALRVLAEQNVIPNATNVTCYYQPAPYVSDGNFSNYYVAHPPVTYSQPYPTWLPCN, encoded by the coding sequence ATGGCGGACGAGAGCGGCAGCGCCAGGGACCGCGTGTCCTTCAGCGTGCTCACCTGGGACCAGGTCAGCCGGCTGCACGAGGTCCTGACCGAGGTCGTGCCCATCCACGGGCGAGGCAACTTCCCCACCCTGGAGGTCAGCCTGAAGGACATCGTGCAGACCGCCCGCGGGCAGCTGGAGGAGGCGGGCGTCCGGGTGCGGGACGTGCGGCTCAACGGCTCCGCCGCCGGCCACGTCCTGGTCAAGGACAACGGCCTGGGCTGCAAGGACCTGGACCTCATCTTCCACGTGGCGCTCCCCGGCGAGGCGGCCTTCCAGCGGGTCAGGGACGTGGTCCTGCGCTCGCTGCTCGACTTCCTGCCCGAGGGCGTGAACAAGCTCAAGATCAGCCCAGTCACGCTCAAGGAGGCGTACGTGCAGAAGCTGGTGAAGGTCTGCACCGACACCGACCGCTGGAGCCTCATCTCCCTCTCCAACAAGAACGGCAGGAACGTGGAGCTCAAGTTCGTCGACTCCATCCGGCGCCAGTTCGAGTTCAGCGTGGACTCCTTCCAGATCATCCTGGACTCGTTGCTCTTTTTCTACGACTGCTCCAGTAACCCCCCGTCGGAGCACTTCCACCCCACGGTGATCGGGGAGAGTGTGTACGGGGACTTCGAGGAGGCCCTGGACCATCTGCAGAACAGGCTGATCGCCACCAAGAACCCCGAGGAGATCCGGGGCGGGGGCCTGCTCAAGTACAGCAACCTGCTGGTGCGCGACTTCAGGCCCACGGACCAGGAGGAGATCAAGACTCTGGAGCGGTACATGTGCTCCCGGTTTTTCATCGACTTCCCGGACATCCTCGAGCAGCAGAGGAAGCTGGAGACCTACCTTCAGAACCACTTTGCCGAGGAGGAGAGGAGCAAGTACGACTACCTCATGACCCTCCGCAGGGTGGTCAACGAAAGCACCGTGTGCCTCATGGGGCACGAGCGGAGGCAGACCCTGAACCTCATCTCCCTCCTGGCCTTGCGCGTGCTGGCCGAGCAGAACGTCATCCCCAACGCCACCAACGTCACCTGCTACTACCAGCCCGCCCCGTACGTCAGCGACGGCAACTTCAGCAACTACTACGTCGCCCATCCTCCGGTCACCTACAGCCAGCCCTATCCCACCTGGCTGCCCTGCAACTAA